The Naumannella cuiyingiana DNA window TTCGGCGAGCAGGCAGTGCTCTGCGGCGGCGCCTCGCAGTTGATCATGGCCGGATTCGAGACCCTGGTCGAGGCCGGTTACCAGCCGGAGGTCGCCTACTTCGAGTGCCTGCACGAGCTGAAGCTGATCGTCGACCTGATGTATGAGGGCGGCATCGCCAAGCAGCGCTGGAGCGTCTCCGACACCGCCGAGTTCGGCGACTACGTCTCCGGGCCGCGGGTGATCGACGCGCGCGTGCGGGAAAACATGAAGGCGGTCCTCGACGATGTCCGCAACGGCACATTCGCCCAGAAGTTCATCGACGACCAGGATGCCGGCGCGCCGGAGTTCAAGCGGATGCGCGCGGAGTCGGAGTCGCATCCGATCGAGAAGACCGGCAAGGAGCTGCGCGACCTGATGGCCTGGGTGAAGAGCCACGACGACGACTACGTCGAGGGCACCGCCGCCCGCTGAGCGAAGCCGATCACGGGGCCCGGAGACCACCGGTCGTCCGGGCCCCGCTCACGTCGTCCAGACCTCGAGGCTGATCACCAGCGCGCCGTCCGGGCGTACCCCGCTGAAGACATGGTGCATGCTCCGGACGGGATCGCCGTCGGCCCCAAAGGACTGGGTGGCCGAGCGGCGACAGGTATCGGTGTACTCGTCGGCGGGCAGCGCGTCGGCCGGCAGATCGCCGTCGCACTTGCCGAAGCGTTCGGTGAGCATCGCGTCGGTCGACGCGGCGTCGGCGGCCGGCACCACCACGACCGCCGACAACCCCCAGTCCTGGGCCTCGGAATAGCTGCTCTGCAGCACCTCGGTCTGCTCGGGCAAGGTCGTCTCGGCGCGCGCGTTGATCTCGGCGACGCTGACCTGGTCGCACGTGTGGCCGAGGATCTTGTTCGTGCACCGCGAACCGAGATCGTTGGTGTAGGAGAATCCCGGTACGCCCCAGCGTCCGGCCATGGTCAGCACCGCGATGATCGCGCCCGCCGCCAGCGCCATGATCACCCCGAGCGTGATCAGGTTGCGCCGGGTCCTCCGCCGCCGCTCGTCGCGGCGCTGGGCCAGGTGGCTGTGCGCTCCGACGTGGTGCCACTGCGGATCCGGCGTACCGTGCTGACCAGCGACATTGCCCGTCGACCCCTGCTCGCTCATGCCGCCCATCATGCCCGCCCGCCGGGCCGCCACGTCCTCGGCCCGGGGGTGCCCACATCACGGACCCGGGCCGCTGCGCCGCGCCGGATGATTGACTCGCGTCGTGAGCTATGACCCGGAAGTTCCCGAGCTCGTCCGCCGGGCGTTGCGGGCCTCGCTGCACCAGGGCTACGTGCATGCGACGCGCACCGAGACCGGGCGGCTGCTGGCGACCCTGGCGGCGACCCGGTCCGGCACGATCGCCGAATGCGGGACCGGGTGCGGGGTGGGCGCGGCATGGCTGCGCAGTGGCGCCCCGAAGGGCACCAGGGTGGTGACGGCCGAGCTGGATCCGACGCTGGCGCAGATCGCCACCTCGACCTTCGCCGACGATGACATCGACGTGCTGCAGACCGACTGGACCGAGCTCGCCGATCATGCGCCGTTCTCGCTGCTGTTCGTCGATGCGGCCTCGGCCAAGCAGGCCGACCGGGAACAACTGATCGAGCTGGTCGACGCGTGTGGGCTGATCGTGCTCGACGACCTGCAGCCGGCGCCGGAATGGCCGCCGATGGTCGATGGCCGCCTCGACGTGGTGCGGCAGGAGTGGCTGACCGATCCGCGGGTCGCCGCGGTCGACGTGCTGGTCGCCGACGACACCTCGGTGCTGATCGCCGCCCGCCGCTGAGGGCAGGAACCGAGACGTGGCGGGTCTCGACACCGTGCAATCGGAACCCGCGCGGGCGATGCCGGACTCGTGCAGAGCGGGACCGGACGGATGTCCCGTTCGGTCGACACCGACGAAGGAATCGACGAAGGAGTTGACATGATCTCGGAACTGCGGCGAACGGTCGGACTGACGGCGGCTGCCACACTCCTGGGACTCGGCGCCCTCGCGGCCGCCGCAGAGCCCGCCGCCGCGCGGCCGGCGCCCGAGCCGCCGCGGACCGGTAACGGCGTGTGCAGCAAGATCAAGGAGCCCCGCGCGCGGTTTGCCTGTCAGGCCGGGGTGTCGTTGTCGAAGGTCCGCTACCGGTGCACCAAGAAGGAATGGCGGCTGGGTGAGATCAAGGTCAATCCGTCCACCGGCGGGACCTATCGACAGGGCACGTGGCACTGCGTGGCCGGCTATTTCTACGTGAAGCCCTAGCGGCCCCGTTCCGGCACGATCGCCGATGCCGCGCGCCGTTGAGCGCGAACCGTGGCAGGATGCCCGGGTGAGCTCGCCAGCGGTCGTCGATCTGGTCGCGCTGCGCCGGGCGCGCGACCGGATCGACCGGCACTTCGCCCAGCCGCTCGATGTCGACGCGCTCGCCGCCGGCGCGCACATGTCGCCCGGTCACTTCAGCCGGCTGTTCCGTGCCGCGTACGGCGAGTCGCCCTATGCGTACCTGATCACCCGCCGCGTCGAACGGGCGATGGCGCTGCTACGGCGAGGCGATGTCAGCGTGACCGATGCGTGCTTCGCCGTCGGGTTCTCCTCCCTCGGCACGTTCAGTACGCGCTTTCGCGAGCTGGTCGGCGTACCGCCGAGCGTCTATCGCGCCGCGCCGGACGTGCCGCCCGGGTTGTTGCCGTGCGTGACCCGGCGCGTCACCCGTCCGACGCCGACCCGCTCGGCCCATGATCAATCGATCAGGAATCGAGAAGCCGCCGCGGCCGCGCCGAACTAGCGTCTCCGGCATGGACATCAGCATTTATTCAAGCTTCCTTCCGCAGACCGACCCGGACGCCGCGATCGCGTTCTACCGTGACCTGCTCGGCTTCGAGGTACGCGTCGACGTCGGCTGGGAGAACACGCGCTGGATCACGGTCGGCCCGGCCGATCAGCCCGACACCGCGATCGTTCTGCAGCCGGTGGGACCCGGGCTTCCCGAGGAGGACGCCAAGGCGATCCTCGCGCTCGTCTCCAAGGGCGCCTGGTTCGCGGTGAATCTCGCCGCGGCCGATGTCGACGCCACCTTCGCCCGGCTCGAGGCCGCCGGCGCCGACGTGGTCCAGGAGCCGGTCGATCAGGAGTACGGGGTGCGCGACTGCGCGTTCCGCGACCCGTCGGGGAACCTGGTCCGGATCCAGCAGCGCGCCTGACCGACCGGATGTTGGTACGCCGTTCTCACCATGTGAGCCTCGGCGGCTAGGGTGACGCCATGGCGAAGGCGACATTGGCGGTGGTCGGCGGCGACGGCATCGGCCCGGAGGTGACGGCCGAGGCGGTCAAGGTGATCGAGGCGGTCAGCCCCGGCGCGTTCGACCGGGTGGACTACGACCTGGGCGCGGCGCGCTGGCAGCGTACCGGCGAGGTGCTGCCGGACTCGGTGCTCGCCGAGCTGGACGCGGCGGACGCGATCCTGCTCGGCGCGGTCGGCGCGGCGCCCGGCGCCACGGACGTGCCGAGCGGGCTGCTCGAGCGCGGGCTGTTGCTCAAGATCAGGTTCGCATTCGATCACTACGTGAACCTGCGGCCGAGCAGGCTCTATCCCGGCAGCGTGAGCCCGCTCGCCGACCCCGGTGACGTCGATTTCGTGGTCATCCGGGAGGGCACCGAGGGGCTGTACTGCGGCAACGGCGGCGTGGTCCGCGAGGGTACGCCGCACGAGATCGGCACCGAGGTGAGCGTGAACACCGCCTTCGGCGTCGAGCGAGTGGTGCGCGATGCATACGCCCGGGCCGCGGCGCGGCGCGGCAAGCTGACGCTGGTGCACAAGCACAACGTGCTGGTCAACGCGGGCAAGCTGTGGCGCCGGGTGTTCGAGGAGGTCGGGCAGGAGTTCGGCGGCGTCGAGACCGACTACCTGCACGTCGACGCGGCGACGATCTTCCTGGCCACCGATCCGGCGCGCTTCGACGTGATCGTCACCGACAACCTGTTCGGCGACATCATCACCGACCTGGCCGCGGCCGTCACCGGCGGCATCGGGCTCGCCGCCAGCGGCAACATCAACCCGGACCGGACCCACCCGTCGATGTTCGAGCCGGTGCACGGCTCCGCGCCCGACATCGCCGGCCAGCAGCTCGCCGACCCGACCGCCGCGATCCTGTCCGGCGCGCTGCTGCTGGAACACCTCGGCCACGCCGCCGAGGCCGAGCGGGTGAACAAGGCCGTGATCGCCGACCTCGCCGCGCGCAAGCCGGGGGAGCGGCGCTCCACCGCGCAGATCGGCGACGCCATCGCCGAGTCCGTCGCCTGACCCCGGTCGGACGGGAGCGCTGGTCTCGCGGGCTCCGTCTCGTCTCGCGGGCTTCGTCTCGTTCAGGCGATCTTGGTCATCCAGCCGTAGCGGTCCTCGGCCCGCCCGTACTGGATGTCGAGCAGCTCCCGGCGTACCTTCTGCGTCACCTCGCCGACCGCACCGTCGCCGACCGGATACTCGCCGTCGATGTCCTTGAACGCCCCGATCGGCGTGACCACCGCTGCGGTGCCGCACGCGAAGACCTCGCGGATCGCGCCGTCGGCGATCCCGCGCAGCAGCTCCTCGACCGACACCTTGCGCTCGACGGGGGTGAGCCCCTCGTCGGTGGCGAGCTTGAGGATCGAGTCGCGCGTGACGCCCTCCAGGATGCTGCCGGTCAGCTCGGGCGTGACCAGCTCGCCGGCGTTGGTGACGAGGTAGACGTTCATCCCGCCCAGCTCCTCGACCCACTTGCCCTCGGCGGAGTCGGGGAACAGCACCTGTTCGCAGCCCTGCTCGGCGGCCTCGCTCTGGGCGAGCAGGCTGGAGGCGTAGTTGCCGCCGCACTTGGCCGCGCCCGTGCCGCCGCGGCCGGCGCGGCTGTAGGACTCGGTGATCCAGATGTTGACCGGCTTCACGCCCTGGGCGAAGTACGCGCCGGCCGGGCTCGCGATCAGCACGTAGCTGACCCGCTGCGCGGGGCGTACCCCGAGGAACGGCTCGGAGGCGAACATGAACGGGCGCAGGTACAGGCTGGTCTCCCCGCCCGAGGGCACCCAGTCCGCGTCGGTGCCGACGAGGGTGGTGATGCTGGACAAGAAGTCCTCGGCGGGCAGCTCGGGCAGCGCCAGCCGGCGGGCCGAGCGCTGCATCCGGGCGGCGTTCTGGTCCGGCCGGAACAGCCAGATCGACCCGTCGTCGTGGCGGTACGCCTTGAGGCCCTCGAAGATCTCCTGCGCATAGTGCAGCACCGCCGCGGCCGGGTCCAGGCGGATCGGCCCGTAGGGCACCACCGCGGAGTCGTGCCAGCCGTCCGCCGCGGTCCACGTGGCCACGGCCATGTGATCGGTGAAGTGCTGGCCGAACCCGGGGTTGGCGAGAATCTCCTCGCGCCGGCGCGCGGGCATCGGGTCCGAGGTGGGATGCACATCGAAGATCAGGCTCATGGGGGCAACCTATCCGAGCCGCCCCGGCCCGTGGGTCGAGCCCGTCTCGACCGGCCCCGACGGACCGCCCGGCGTCGGCGGGTCAGGCGCGCGAGCGGGCGGCCGCGTCGGTCCCGGAGGAGACCAGCGGCCACACGGCGTCGGTGCCGGCGGCGGCCACGGCGGTGCCGAGCCGGCGCGACCAGTGCTGCGCCGTGCCGCCCTCGTCGCGCCAGGACCACAGCCGGCGGCTGAGCTGGCCGAGCTCGTACTCCTTGGTCATCCCGATCGCGCCGTGCGCCTGGTGGCTGTGCGCGCTGGAGATGGTGGCCGCCTGGCTCGCGACGATCTTGGCCGAGGCCGCGGCCGGCAGGTCGAGCTCCTCGCGCTCGCCGTGGGCGGCAGCCTCGACGGCCATCGTCGCCAGGCTGGTCTGCTCGGCGGTCTTCACGACGTGCCGCTGGACCGCCTGGAAGCGACCGATCGGCCGGCCGAACTGCACCCGCTCGCCGGTGTAGCGCACGGTCAGTTCCAGCACCCGGGCCAGGGCGCCGGCGATCAGGGCGGCGCGCGCGAACGCCGTGCGCAGGCGTACCTGCTCCAACCCGTCGGCGTCGATCCGCCACGACTCGACCGGCGCGACACCGTCGAGATCCACCCGGTCGCGGGCCTCGTCGGCGAAGTTGCGCCCCGGGGTGATGGCGACGGAGTCGCCTGCCAGCACCGCGACCGACGCCCCGTCGTCGTCGGGAATGATCACCATGATCCGGTCGGCGCTGCGCGCCCACGGCACCCGCTGCACGGTTCCGCGAAGGGTCTCGTCGGCGGCCACGCTCAGCCCGGGCGCGACCGCGGCGGTCGCGACCTGCGCGTCGAGCTGCTTGCCGGCCCGCGTCGCCAACCAGCCGGCGATCAGCGCGTGCTCGGCGTAGGGCACCGACGCGCTGGCGCGACCGAGCTCGCCCAGCACGACCGCCGCCTCGGTCAGGGTGCCGCCGGAGCCGCCCGCGGACTCGGGTACGCCGATGCCGGCGAACCCGGTCTCGCGCAGCACCCGCCACGCGCCCTCGTTCCAGCCGGCGCTCTCGGCCGCGACCACATGCTCCGGCGTGGAGGTGTCGCCGAGCATCGCGCGCAGCGCGGAGCGGATCTCGTCGATGTCGTTGCTCATGCTCGCAGTCCCTTCGACGCGACGGAGCGGAGGATCTCGGTGGTACCCCCGCGGAGGGTGAACGCCGGCCCGCTGACGATGGCCCTGGCGAGCAGGGTCTCCAGCAGCGTCTCGCCGTCGGGGTCGACCTCGCCGTCCACGCCGTCGCGGATCAGCTCGATCACGTCCTGCTCGAACTTCGTGCCGATGTCCTTCACCAGCGCGGATTCGACGGCGGGCGCACCGCCCGCGTCGATGATCCGCGCGACCGCGAGGGAGAGCTGCCGGACCGTCCAGTAGCGGGCGGTGACCTCGCCGACGATCCGCGCCTGCTGGGCGTCCAGCTCGTCGCGGTAGGTGTCGACGAAGTACTTCAGCAGCCCGAACGTGCTCATGAACCGGTCCGGCCCGGATCGCTCGTACGCCAGCTCCGAGGTCACCTGCTGCCAGCCGGAGCCGGGCTCGCCGAGCACCATGTCGTCGGGCACGAAGACGTCGTCGAGGTGCACCTCGTTGAAGTGGTGGGTGCCGTCGAGGAACGGGATCGGCCGGATCTCGACGTTCTCGTCGTGCAGGTCGACCAGGAGCTGGCTGAGCCCCTGGTGCCGGTCCTCGCCGAGCGGGGAGGTGCGGCACAGCACGGCGAAGTAGTGGTTGCGGTGGGCGTTGCTGGTCCAGATCTTGGTGCCGTTCAGCAGCCAGCCACCGTCGACCTTCTTGGCGGCGGTACGCACCGAGGACAGGTCGGAGCCGGAGTCCGGCTCGCTCATGCCGAGCGAGAACCACAACTCGCCCGCGACGATCTTGGGGATGAACCGCCGGCGCTGTTCCTCGGACCCGAAGCGCAGGATGGTGGGCGCCGATTGCCGGTCCGCGGCGAAGTGCGCGCCGAGCGGGGCGCCGCGCGCGAGCAGTTCCTCGGTCACGATGAACCGGTCGACGGCGGTCCGGTCGTGGCCGCCGTACTCGCGCGGGATGGCCATCCCGAGCCAGCCGCGCGCGGCGAGCTTCCTGGAGAACTCGGGGTCGTGTCCGGCGGCCATGCCCAGGCCGGGCACGTGATCATCGGGGAGCTCGGCGTCGAGGAACTCGCGCACGTCGTCGCGCAGTTGTTGCTCGCTCGCGCTGAGCTCGGTCGGGGCGAACTGCATCGGGGGAGACTCCTTCTCGGGTGGCGGGTCAGTAGCTGTTGCGGCGGTACTGCGACCACATCTGGATCGCCCGCTCGAACTGCAGGGCGGCGTCCCAGTCGAGCGCATCGTTGGCGGTCTCGACCCGGAACGAACGGGTCGCCTCGCGCGACAGCTCGGGATCCTTCGCCGGCCGGGCCGCGAGCTCCATCGCCCGCTGCTCGACCAGCTCGTCGTCGACGGCTTGCCAGGCGAGGCCGATCTCGGCGGCCCGGGCACCGTCGATCTCCTCCTGGAACAGGCCCATCGCCGCAGTCGCCTCCCGGCCCGCGGCGCGGTGGGAGATGGTGAAGTAGCCGCCACCGGGGTGCAGGTTGATCTTGAGGAAACCGGAGATCAGGCGGGCGTTCGTCGCGACGATGCGCAGATCGGTGGCGAGCACGAGGTTCATCCCGGCGCCGACGGCGGCGCCGCGGACGGCCGCGATCGTCGGGACCAACAGATCACCGACGCGCCGGAAACCGCCGTAGACGGCACCGGTGTCCTTGTAGGTCTTGTCCTCCAGTTGGACGCGGTTGGGGTCCCAGGCCCGTCGGTCCGCGCCCGAGGAGAACGTGCCGTTCGCGCCGCGGATCACGGCGGCGCCGATCGAGGCGTCGGCGTCGATCTCGTCGCAGACGTTCTGCAACTGCCGGCCCATGTCCGCGGTGAGCGCGTTCTTCACGTCGGGGGAGTTGACGGTGATCAGCGCGATGCCGTCGGTCTTGTCCAGGTCGATCTGTCCCATGGCTGCCCTCTCGGTTGGCTGTCCGCTCGGTGGTCAGGAGTCACGCTCGTCGGGCGCGGGCGCGGTGTGCACGAGCACGTCGGCCGCCGTCGCGCCCTCGCCCGCCGCATGCACGATGAGCGGGTTGATCTCGAACTCGAACCGGTGCCCGCTCGCCGCGGCGGCCATCCTGCTCACGGCGCTGACCGCGTGCGTCACGGCGGCGACGTCGGCCGGCGGCCGGCCCCGGAAACCGTCCAGCAGCGGCCAGGACTTCAGGCGGCGGAGCAGGTCGGTCGCCTGCGCGGCGTCGATCGGCGCCGCGGTCGCCGCCACGTCGGCCAATACCTCGGTCGCGGTGCCGCCGAGGCCGACGGACACGATCGCCGGATAGCCGTCGCCGCTGGAGGTCGCGCCGACGATCAGCTCGAGTCCCGGGCGCGCCATCGGCTCGATGTCGACGCCGGCGAAGTCGGTGATCCCGTGCTGGTCAGCGATCGCGGCCAGCTCGGCGAACACGGTCTCGGCCTGCTCGGGGGCGACGTCGAGGCGTACGCCGCCGATGTCGGACTTGTGCGTCAGGCTCGGCGCGTTGATCTTCATCGCGAACGGGCCCGGCCGGCCGGAAACGATCGCGGCGACGTCGGCACCCCGTGCGGCCAACACCGGGCTCGCCCGGTCGACCGCGAGCGCGGAGAAGATCTTGTCCAGCCGGTCCGGGGTGTCGGCCAGCAGCGCGGCGGCCGCCTCGGGGTCGTCGGCGACATCGGCGACGGCGCGGGTCGGGCCGGGCACGACGCGCGCGAGGGTACGCGCCAGGTCGCCGACGGAGGCGAAGACCGGGATCCCGGCCTCGCGGAGCACCGCCCGAGCGTCCGCGGTCTGCTCGCGGCTGGCCAACCAGACGATCCACAGCGGTTTGTCGAGGCCGTCGCGGGCGAGTGCGGCGAGCATCTGCGCGACGTCCAGCGCGCGCTGGCCGATCACCATGGTCAGGATGAACGCGACGCTGTCGACTGCCTCGTCCGCGGCGGTGAGCCGGCAGATCTCGGCGAGATCCTGCATGGCGGTCGGCGTACTGAACGCCTGCGCGGTGATGTCGACCGGGTTGGCGACCGCCCCGAACGCCGGCACCAGTGCCGCGAGCTGCGTGGTCGTCCCCTCGCCCAGCGGCGGCACCTCGAGGCCGTTGTCCTCGGCGTGGTCGGTGAGCAGGATGCCCGCGCCACCGGAGGCCGTGATGACGCCGAGGCGACTGCCGCGCAGCGGCGCCGGGGCGGCCAGCGCCGCGCCGACGCTGAGCAGTTCGTTGACGTCGCCGACCAGGATCACGCCGTAGCGTTCGGCCGCCGCGACCAGCGCAAGGTCGTCGCCGAGCATCGCGCCGGTGTGCGAGGCGGCGGCCAGCTTGCCGGTGCTGGATCGCCCCGAGCGCAACAGCACCAGCCGCTTGCCCGCCTGCGCGGCGCGGCGGGCGAGGCGGACGAAGCGCGCCCCGTCGGCGATTCCCTCGGCATACATCAGCACGACCTTGATCTGGTCGTCGGTGATCATCGCCTCCGCGACCTCGACCAGGTCGAGGTTCGCCTGGTTCCCGGTCGAGGCCCAGGCGGTCAGGCTCAACCCCATCTCGGCGGCGAGGTCGAGCATCGAGCCGCCGACGGCACCGCTCTGGCCGACATAGGCGACGCCGCTGGTGCCGTGCATCTCGCGATCGGCCGCATTGGTGAAGGTGCCGAAGAACTGGTTGCGCACGTGGATCAGGCCCTGGCAGTTCGGGCCCACGATGCGTACGCCGGTGCGCCGCGCGATCGCGTCGAGCTCGGCCTGCATCCGCCGCCCCTCCTCGCCGACCTCGGCGAAACCCGAGGCGAAGACGACGACGACCCGCGCGCCGACGGCGGCCGCCTCCTGCACGATCTGCGCGGTCTGCGCGGCGGGGACGAGCGACAAGACGGTGTCGACCCCGTCGGGGATCGAGGCCAGGTCGGGGAAGCAGGGGATGCCGTCGATCTCGTCGTAGCGTGGGTTCACCGGGTGGATGCGCCCGGCGAACCGGTGCTGGCGCAGGAAGCGCAGGGGGCGGGCGGTGACGCCGACGCCGCGGCCCGAGGCCCCGACGATCGCCACCGATTCGGGG harbors:
- a CDS encoding 3-isopropylmalate dehydrogenase, which translates into the protein MAKATLAVVGGDGIGPEVTAEAVKVIEAVSPGAFDRVDYDLGAARWQRTGEVLPDSVLAELDAADAILLGAVGAAPGATDVPSGLLERGLLLKIRFAFDHYVNLRPSRLYPGSVSPLADPGDVDFVVIREGTEGLYCGNGGVVREGTPHEIGTEVSVNTAFGVERVVRDAYARAAARRGKLTLVHKHNVLVNAGKLWRRVFEEVGQEFGGVETDYLHVDAATIFLATDPARFDVIVTDNLFGDIITDLAAAVTGGIGLAASGNINPDRTHPSMFEPVHGSAPDIAGQQLADPTAAILSGALLLEHLGHAAEAERVNKAVIADLAARKPGERRSTAQIGDAIAESVA
- a CDS encoding enoyl-CoA hydratase-related protein; the protein is MGQIDLDKTDGIALITVNSPDVKNALTADMGRQLQNVCDEIDADASIGAAVIRGANGTFSSGADRRAWDPNRVQLEDKTYKDTGAVYGGFRRVGDLLVPTIAAVRGAAVGAGMNLVLATDLRIVATNARLISGFLKINLHPGGGYFTISHRAAGREATAAMGLFQEEIDGARAAEIGLAWQAVDDELVEQRAMELAARPAKDPELSREATRSFRVETANDALDWDAALQFERAIQMWSQYRRNSY
- a CDS encoding class I SAM-dependent methyltransferase codes for the protein MSYDPEVPELVRRALRASLHQGYVHATRTETGRLLATLAATRSGTIAECGTGCGVGAAWLRSGAPKGTRVVTAELDPTLAQIATSTFADDDIDVLQTDWTELADHAPFSLLFVDAASAKQADREQLIELVDACGLIVLDDLQPAPEWPPMVDGRLDVVRQEWLTDPRVAAVDVLVADDTSVLIAARR
- a CDS encoding branched-chain amino acid aminotransferase gives rise to the protein MSLIFDVHPTSDPMPARRREEILANPGFGQHFTDHMAVATWTAADGWHDSAVVPYGPIRLDPAAAVLHYAQEIFEGLKAYRHDDGSIWLFRPDQNAARMQRSARRLALPELPAEDFLSSITTLVGTDADWVPSGGETSLYLRPFMFASEPFLGVRPAQRVSYVLIASPAGAYFAQGVKPVNIWITESYSRAGRGGTGAAKCGGNYASSLLAQSEAAEQGCEQVLFPDSAEGKWVEELGGMNVYLVTNAGELVTPELTGSILEGVTRDSILKLATDEGLTPVERKVSVEELLRGIADGAIREVFACGTAAVVTPIGAFKDIDGEYPVGDGAVGEVTQKVRRELLDIQYGRAEDRYGWMTKIA
- a CDS encoding acyl-CoA dehydrogenase family protein is translated as MSNDIDEIRSALRAMLGDTSTPEHVVAAESAGWNEGAWRVLRETGFAGIGVPESAGGSGGTLTEAAVVLGELGRASASVPYAEHALIAGWLATRAGKQLDAQVATAAVAPGLSVAADETLRGTVQRVPWARSADRIMVIIPDDDGASVAVLAGDSVAITPGRNFADEARDRVDLDGVAPVESWRIDADGLEQVRLRTAFARAALIAGALARVLELTVRYTGERVQFGRPIGRFQAVQRHVVKTAEQTSLATMAVEAAAHGEREELDLPAAASAKIVASQAATISSAHSHQAHGAIGMTKEYELGQLSRRLWSWRDEGGTAQHWSRRLGTAVAAAGTDAVWPLVSSGTDAAARSRA
- a CDS encoding VOC family protein, whose product is MDISIYSSFLPQTDPDAAIAFYRDLLGFEVRVDVGWENTRWITVGPADQPDTAIVLQPVGPGLPEEDAKAILALVSKGAWFAVNLAAADVDATFARLEAAGADVVQEPVDQEYGVRDCAFRDPSGNLVRIQQRA
- a CDS encoding acetate--CoA ligase family protein, translating into MSLNDDEPASLYRALFRPESVAIVGASGRGVGVTARPLRFLRQHRFAGRIHPVNPRYDEIDGIPCFPDLASIPDGVDTVLSLVPAAQTAQIVQEAAAVGARVVVVFASGFAEVGEEGRRMQAELDAIARRTGVRIVGPNCQGLIHVRNQFFGTFTNAADREMHGTSGVAYVGQSGAVGGSMLDLAAEMGLSLTAWASTGNQANLDLVEVAEAMITDDQIKVVLMYAEGIADGARFVRLARRAAQAGKRLVLLRSGRSSTGKLAAASHTGAMLGDDLALVAAAERYGVILVGDVNELLSVGAALAAPAPLRGSRLGVITASGGAGILLTDHAEDNGLEVPPLGEGTTTQLAALVPAFGAVANPVDITAQAFSTPTAMQDLAEICRLTAADEAVDSVAFILTMVIGQRALDVAQMLAALARDGLDKPLWIVWLASREQTADARAVLREAGIPVFASVGDLARTLARVVPGPTRAVADVADDPEAAAALLADTPDRLDKIFSALAVDRASPVLAARGADVAAIVSGRPGPFAMKINAPSLTHKSDIGGVRLDVAPEQAETVFAELAAIADQHGITDFAGVDIEPMARPGLELIVGATSSGDGYPAIVSVGLGGTATEVLADVAATAAPIDAAQATDLLRRLKSWPLLDGFRGRPPADVAAVTHAVSAVSRMAAAASGHRFEFEINPLIVHAAGEGATAADVLVHTAPAPDERDS
- a CDS encoding acyl-CoA dehydrogenase family protein, whose amino-acid sequence is MQFAPTELSASEQQLRDDVREFLDAELPDDHVPGLGMAAGHDPEFSRKLAARGWLGMAIPREYGGHDRTAVDRFIVTEELLARGAPLGAHFAADRQSAPTILRFGSEEQRRRFIPKIVAGELWFSLGMSEPDSGSDLSSVRTAAKKVDGGWLLNGTKIWTSNAHRNHYFAVLCRTSPLGEDRHQGLSQLLVDLHDENVEIRPIPFLDGTHHFNEVHLDDVFVPDDMVLGEPGSGWQQVTSELAYERSGPDRFMSTFGLLKYFVDTYRDELDAQQARIVGEVTARYWTVRQLSLAVARIIDAGGAPAVESALVKDIGTKFEQDVIELIRDGVDGEVDPDGETLLETLLARAIVSGPAFTLRGGTTEILRSVASKGLRA
- a CDS encoding helix-turn-helix transcriptional regulator, which translates into the protein MSSPAVVDLVALRRARDRIDRHFAQPLDVDALAAGAHMSPGHFSRLFRAAYGESPYAYLITRRVERAMALLRRGDVSVTDACFAVGFSSLGTFSTRFRELVGVPPSVYRAAPDVPPGLLPCVTRRVTRPTPTRSAHDQSIRNREAAAAAPN